One region of Trichosurus vulpecula isolate mTriVul1 chromosome 1, mTriVul1.pri, whole genome shotgun sequence genomic DNA includes:
- the LOC118834902 gene encoding cellular retinoic acid-binding protein 1-like, which yields MLRKVAMVAASKLHVEICQDGDQFYIKNATTLPTTKINFKVDEGFDAEMVDRCKCRSLPTWENENKIYCTQTLVEGNGLETCWTWELAND from the coding sequence ATGCTGAGGAAGGTGGCCATGGTGGCAGCCTCCAAGCTACACGTGGAGATCTGCCAGGATGGGGACCAATTCTATATCAAGAATGCCACCACCCTGCCCACCACCAAGATCAATTTCAAGGTTGACGAGGGCTTTGACGCGGAGATGGTGGACAGATGCAAGTGCCGGAGTTTGCCCACTTgggagaatgaaaataaaatctacTGCACACAAACTCTGGTGGAGGGCAATGGCCTGGAGACATGTTGGACTTGGGAGCTGGCCAATGACTAG